From Paraburkholderia hayleyella, a single genomic window includes:
- a CDS encoding phosphatidylserine decarboxylase, whose amino-acid sequence MNYPHPIIAREGWPFIAIAAVVALLVHAVAGFGVAWLFWLLLAFVVQFFRDPPRPIPSQANAVLSPADGRIVAVETSHDPYANREALKISVFMNVFNVHSQRSPVDGAISKVEYFPGAYLNAAVDKASLENERNAVVIEMADGTTVTSVQIAGLIARRILCYVRSGEPLTRGQRYGFIRFGSRVDVYLPVGSRPRVSIGEKVSASSTILAEL is encoded by the coding sequence ATGAATTATCCTCATCCGATCATCGCGCGTGAAGGCTGGCCGTTCATCGCTATTGCCGCTGTTGTCGCTTTGCTGGTTCATGCTGTCGCGGGGTTTGGCGTGGCATGGCTGTTCTGGTTGCTGCTGGCATTTGTGGTCCAGTTTTTTCGTGATCCACCCCGCCCCATTCCTTCCCAGGCGAACGCCGTCCTCAGCCCTGCCGATGGCCGCATCGTTGCCGTCGAAACCAGCCACGATCCTTATGCAAACCGTGAAGCACTCAAGATCAGCGTGTTCATGAATGTCTTCAATGTGCATTCGCAGCGTTCGCCGGTGGATGGCGCGATTTCGAAGGTGGAATATTTTCCCGGTGCGTATCTGAATGCGGCGGTTGACAAAGCCTCGCTCGAAAACGAGCGCAATGCGGTCGTCATTGAGATGGCGGATGGCACGACCGTCACGTCGGTGCAGATCGCCGGGCTGATTGCTCGCCGGATCCTGTGTTATGTGCGCTCGGGCGAGCCGCTGACACGTGGACAGCGTTATGGCTTTATCCGTTTTGGCTCGCGCGTCGATGTCTATTTGCCTGTGGGCAGCCGTCCGCGGGTCTCGATTGGCGAGAAGGTTTCCGCTTCGTCCACCATTCTTGCTGAACTGTAA
- a CDS encoding acetolactate synthase 3 catalytic subunit — translation MNLGHKPGREHPINFLPKIRKVKMNLPSAEFPMAETASSSSSSQSFQASPANGSSAGSSDSIGATVLMKALADEDVEFIWGYPGGSVLYIYDELYKQDKFQHILVRHEQAAVHAADAYARSTGKVGVCLVTSGPGVTNAVTGIATAYMDSIPMVVISGQVPTAAIGQDAFQECDTVGITRPCVKHNFLVKDVRELAATVKKAFYIARTGRPGPVLIDIPKDVSKKPCEYEPVHSVSLRSYNPVTKGHSGQIRKAVALLLSAKRPYIYTGGGIILADASRELNQFADLLGYPVTNTLMGLGGYRASDKKFLGMLGMHGTYEANMAMQHCDVLIAIGARFDDRVIGDPAHFASRPRKIIHVDIDPSSISKRVKVDIPIVGDVKEVLKELIEQLQGAKPGPDTAALAQWWQEIETWRAKDCLKYDRESEIIKPQHVVEKLWELTGGNAFVCSDVGQHQMWAAQFYRFDQPRRWINSGGLGTMGFGLPAAMGVKMAHPDDEVVCITGEGSIQMCIQELSTCKQYDTPVKIISLNNRYLGMVRQWQQIEYSKRYSHSYMDALPDFVKLAEAYGHVGMRIEKSADVEPALKEALRLKDRTVFLDFQTDPTENVWPMVQAGKGITEMLLGSEDL, via the coding sequence TTGAACCTGGGTCATAAGCCTGGTAGAGAGCACCCAATCAATTTTTTGCCGAAAATTCGAAAGGTAAAGATGAATCTCCCTAGCGCGGAATTTCCCATGGCGGAAACTGCTTCCTCATCCTCATCCTCCCAGTCTTTCCAGGCTTCACCTGCAAACGGTTCGAGCGCTGGTTCGAGCGATTCAATCGGCGCCACTGTGCTCATGAAGGCACTGGCTGACGAAGACGTCGAATTCATCTGGGGCTATCCTGGCGGCTCGGTTCTGTATATCTACGACGAGCTTTACAAGCAGGACAAATTCCAGCACATCCTGGTCCGGCACGAACAGGCGGCGGTTCATGCCGCCGATGCCTATGCCCGCTCTACCGGCAAGGTCGGCGTGTGTCTCGTGACCTCTGGGCCTGGCGTGACCAATGCGGTCACCGGCATTGCCACGGCATATATGGATTCGATTCCGATGGTCGTGATCAGCGGCCAGGTGCCGACTGCCGCGATCGGTCAGGATGCGTTCCAGGAGTGCGATACGGTGGGCATTACACGTCCGTGCGTGAAGCACAATTTCCTGGTCAAGGACGTGCGTGAGCTGGCGGCCACCGTCAAAAAAGCGTTTTATATCGCCCGTACCGGCCGTCCTGGCCCGGTATTGATCGACATCCCCAAAGACGTTTCCAAAAAGCCGTGCGAATACGAGCCGGTGCACAGTGTGTCGCTGCGCTCCTATAACCCGGTGACCAAAGGCCATTCGGGGCAGATTCGCAAGGCGGTTGCGTTGCTGCTGTCGGCGAAACGGCCTTATATCTACACCGGCGGCGGCATTATTCTGGCTGACGCCTCGCGCGAGTTAAACCAGTTCGCCGATCTGCTGGGCTATCCGGTCACCAATACGCTGATGGGCCTGGGCGGCTATCGCGCGAGCGACAAAAAATTCCTCGGCATGCTCGGCATGCACGGCACCTATGAAGCCAATATGGCGATGCAGCATTGCGATGTGCTGATCGCCATCGGTGCGCGCTTTGATGACCGCGTGATTGGCGACCCTGCGCACTTTGCTTCCCGGCCACGCAAGATCATTCATGTTGATATTGATCCTTCGTCTATTTCCAAGCGCGTGAAGGTCGATATTCCGATCGTCGGCGACGTGAAAGAAGTGCTCAAGGAACTGATCGAGCAGCTGCAGGGTGCCAAGCCAGGCCCGGACACCGCGGCGCTTGCGCAATGGTGGCAAGAAATCGAAACCTGGCGCGCGAAAGACTGCCTGAAGTACGACCGCGAAAGCGAGATCATCAAGCCGCAACATGTGGTCGAAAAACTCTGGGAGCTGACGGGTGGCAACGCGTTTGTCTGCTCGGACGTGGGCCAGCACCAGATGTGGGCGGCGCAGTTTTACCGTTTCGATCAGCCGCGCCGCTGGATCAACTCGGGTGGCCTCGGCACGATGGGTTTTGGCTTGCCCGCCGCGATGGGCGTGAAGATGGCGCATCCGGACGACGAGGTGGTTTGCATCACGGGCGAAGGCTCGATCCAGATGTGTATTCAGGAACTATCCACCTGCAAGCAGTACGACACGCCGGTCAAGATCATCTCGCTGAACAACCGCTATCTGGGCATGGTGCGCCAGTGGCAGCAGATCGAATACAGCAAACGCTATTCCCATTCGTATATGGATGCGCTGCCGGATTTCGTGAAGCTGGCTGAAGCCTATGGTCACGTTGGCATGCGTATCGAAAAAAGCGCGGATGTCGAACCGGCACTGAAAGAAGCGCTGCGCCTGAAAGATCGCACCGTGTTTCTCGATTTCCAGACCGATCCGACCGAAAACGTCTGGCCAATGGTTCAGGCTGGCAAGGGCATCACGGAGATGCTCCTCGGCTCGGAAGATCTATAG
- the ilvC gene encoding ketol-acid reductoisomerase has product MKVFYDKDADLSLIKGKQVTIIGYGSQGHAHALNLKDSGVNVTVGLRKNGASWSKAANAGLQVKEVAEAVKSADIVMMLLPDEQIAEVYKNEVHANIKQGATLAFAHGFNVHYGQVVPRADLDVIMIAPKAPGHTVRGTYSQGGGVPHLIAVAQDKSGAARDIALSYATANGGGRAGIIETNFREETETDLFGEQAVLCGGTVDLIKAGFETLVEAGYAPEMAYFECLHEMKLIVDLIYEGGIANMNYSISNNAEYGEYVTGPRIITDETKKVMKDVLKDIQTGEYAKSFILENRAGAPTLQSRRRLTAEHQIEQVGSKLRAMMPWIAKNKLVDQSKN; this is encoded by the coding sequence ATGAAAGTTTTCTACGACAAGGACGCCGACCTTTCCCTCATCAAAGGCAAGCAGGTCACGATCATCGGTTACGGTTCGCAAGGCCACGCGCACGCGCTGAACCTGAAAGACAGCGGTGTGAATGTCACAGTGGGCTTGCGCAAAAACGGCGCCTCATGGAGCAAGGCTGCAAATGCGGGCTTGCAGGTCAAGGAAGTGGCTGAGGCGGTGAAGAGCGCTGATATCGTGATGATGCTGTTGCCCGACGAGCAGATTGCCGAGGTTTACAAAAACGAGGTACACGCGAATATCAAGCAGGGTGCAACGCTTGCGTTCGCACACGGCTTTAACGTGCATTACGGTCAGGTCGTGCCGCGCGCGGATCTCGACGTCATCATGATCGCGCCGAAGGCGCCGGGTCACACGGTGCGTGGCACGTATTCGCAAGGTGGCGGCGTGCCGCACCTGATCGCCGTGGCACAGGACAAGTCGGGCGCTGCACGCGACATCGCGCTGTCCTACGCGACCGCCAACGGCGGTGGCCGTGCGGGCATCATCGAAACCAATTTCCGCGAAGAAACCGAAACCGACCTGTTCGGCGAACAGGCCGTGTTGTGTGGCGGTACGGTCGATCTGATCAAGGCCGGGTTCGAAACGCTGGTGGAAGCCGGTTATGCCCCTGAAATGGCGTACTTCGAATGCCTGCATGAAATGAAGCTGATTGTCGATCTGATTTATGAAGGCGGTATCGCCAACATGAACTATTCGATTTCGAATAACGCGGAATACGGCGAATACGTCACGGGCCCGCGCATCATCACTGACGAAACCAAAAAAGTGATGAAGGATGTACTGAAAGACATTCAAACAGGCGAGTACGCCAAGAGCTTTATTCTTGAAAACCGCGCGGGCGCGCCGACCTTGCAGTCGCGCCGTCGCCTTACAGCTGAACACCAGATCGAGCAGGTTGGCTCGAAACTGCGTGCGATGATGCCGTGGATTGCGAAAAACAAGCTGGTTGACCAGTCGAAGAACTAA
- a CDS encoding RDD family protein, with the protein MPTSHSASSPVSASLDALPTPTLRRRLAALMYEGVILFGIVFLAGYLFSTLTQQRDGLTHRNLLAGWIGLVVGVYFVWCWSHGGQTLPMKTWRLRVLSAAGRPLSAPRALLRYALAWLWFLPPLALHPLFGLDLSHTLAVSAGWFASWAATACIGPDKQFLHDRLARTRIVLLPR; encoded by the coding sequence GTGCCTACCTCGCACTCTGCGTCTTCGCCCGTTTCAGCATCACTTGACGCGCTGCCCACGCCAACGCTTCGCCGACGGCTCGCCGCCCTGATGTACGAAGGCGTGATTCTGTTTGGCATTGTGTTTCTTGCCGGCTACCTTTTCAGCACACTGACGCAGCAACGCGATGGCCTGACGCACCGCAACCTGCTCGCAGGATGGATTGGTCTTGTGGTCGGAGTTTATTTCGTCTGGTGCTGGAGCCATGGCGGCCAAACCTTGCCGATGAAAACCTGGCGGCTGCGCGTGCTAAGCGCCGCGGGCCGACCGCTGTCAGCTCCTCGCGCCCTGCTGCGCTACGCGCTGGCCTGGCTCTGGTTCTTGCCGCCGCTGGCGCTGCATCCGCTCTTCGGACTCGACCTCTCCCATACCCTGGCAGTGAGCGCCGGATGGTTCGCCAGTTGGGCCGCTACAGCCTGCATCGGCCCCGACAAGCAGTTTCTGCACGATCGCCTGGCCAGAACACGCATCGTCTTGCTGCCGCGCTAA
- a CDS encoding RNA polymerase sigma factor, whose product MASDKELADFLAGVERRAFKQAVYAVRDNDAALDIVQDAMIKLAEKYGDRPAAELPPVFQRILQNTMHDYFRRQKVRNTWVSLFSSFGHSEDDEFDLLETFETQAGTRGAESSEQQLEREQVLQLIDDEIQKLPVRQREAFLMRYWEDMDVAETAAAMGCSEGSVKTHCSRATHTLAHTLKAKGITL is encoded by the coding sequence ATGGCATCAGACAAAGAACTCGCTGATTTTCTGGCAGGCGTCGAAAGGCGCGCGTTCAAGCAGGCCGTTTATGCCGTAAGGGATAACGACGCCGCGCTCGATATCGTGCAAGACGCGATGATCAAACTCGCCGAAAAATATGGCGACCGGCCTGCCGCTGAATTACCGCCCGTATTTCAGCGTATCTTGCAAAATACGATGCACGATTATTTTCGTCGGCAGAAAGTACGCAATACATGGGTGAGCCTTTTTTCATCGTTCGGCCACTCCGAAGATGATGAATTCGATCTGCTGGAAACATTCGAAACCCAGGCGGGCACGCGCGGCGCCGAAAGCAGTGAGCAACAGCTCGAGCGCGAGCAGGTTTTACAACTGATCGACGACGAGATTCAAAAGTTACCGGTACGTCAACGGGAGGCGTTTCTCATGCGTTACTGGGAAGATATGGATGTCGCCGAGACTGCCGCCGCGATGGGCTGTTCCGAAGGAAGTGTCAAAACACACTGTTCGCGGGCCACCCACACGCTGGCGCACACGCTCAAGGCCAAAGGAATCACGCTATGA
- the pssA gene encoding CDP-diacylglycerol--serine O-phosphatidyltransferase, with translation MAALKPRRPRNSRTPLPRPFRRNQPMVQEPGAESRRAARQQLLRKRGIYLLPNAFTTAALFCGFFAVVQAMNVRFEMAAIAIFVAMVLDGMDGRVARMTNTQSAFGEQFDSLSDMVSFGVAPALVMYEWILKDLGRWGWLAAFVYCSGAALRLARFNTNIGVVDKRFFQGMPSPAAAALIAGFVWLATDNRVPLKLVWLPWVAFALTVYAGVTMVSNAPFYSGKALDVRHRVPFATILLVVVAFVLVSSDPPLMLFGLFVLYGFSGYVFWGYQAVRGRANPARSAERPS, from the coding sequence ATGGCCGCACTCAAACCGCGTCGTCCCCGTAATAGCCGCACGCCCTTGCCACGGCCGTTTCGGCGTAACCAGCCGATGGTGCAAGAGCCGGGAGCAGAAAGCCGCCGGGCGGCGCGGCAGCAGCTTTTGCGCAAACGTGGCATTTATTTGCTGCCGAATGCATTTACGACTGCCGCGTTATTTTGTGGCTTCTTCGCTGTGGTTCAGGCGATGAACGTGCGCTTTGAGATGGCGGCGATAGCGATTTTCGTCGCCATGGTGCTCGATGGCATGGATGGCCGGGTGGCACGCATGACCAACACCCAAAGCGCGTTTGGCGAACAGTTCGACAGCTTGTCGGACATGGTGTCGTTTGGCGTTGCGCCCGCGCTGGTGATGTACGAGTGGATTCTGAAAGACCTCGGCCGTTGGGGCTGGCTGGCGGCGTTTGTCTACTGTTCGGGCGCGGCGCTTCGGCTGGCACGCTTCAATACCAATATTGGCGTGGTCGACAAGCGTTTCTTCCAGGGGATGCCGAGCCCTGCGGCGGCGGCGTTGATCGCGGGTTTTGTCTGGCTGGCGACCGATAACCGGGTGCCGCTCAAGCTGGTATGGCTGCCGTGGGTGGCTTTTGCCTTGACGGTCTACGCGGGTGTCACGATGGTCTCGAATGCGCCGTTTTATAGTGGCAAGGCGCTCGATGTCCGCCATCGCGTGCCGTTTGCGACGATTTTGCTGGTGGTGGTGGCCTTCGTGCTGGTGTCGTCCGATCCTCCGCTGATGCTGTTTGGTCTTTTTGTGCTGTATGGTTTTTCCGGCTATGTTTTCTGGGGCTACCAGGCCGTGCGCGGGCGTGCCAATCCAGCGCGCTCGGCTGAGCGGCCTTCCTGA
- a CDS encoding DUF3106 domain-containing protein: MSYKRSLAIVFGCAIAAIVAFAATFPRFYPDSPKAAATGTAAVATTPSLVAALPDLPGSNPLSWARLSAAEHLALAPFAAQWDSFSTERKRKWLKIASRYPKMSSEAQKRLHARMTEWIRMSPEQHRVARENYQAAKELPRADRQNAWKAYQELPEAQKERLAALERKRRPTIVSAPPSGKPELRDIDRLVNARQHAANASASAASAAAAAAALAASNSSAPAPIPVSPSEAPSLYNGS, from the coding sequence GTGAGCTACAAGCGCAGCCTTGCCATTGTTTTTGGATGTGCAATCGCGGCAATTGTGGCGTTTGCCGCAACCTTTCCCCGCTTTTATCCCGACAGCCCAAAGGCCGCAGCAACCGGTACCGCTGCCGTAGCCACCACGCCCTCGCTGGTGGCCGCGCTTCCGGACCTGCCAGGCAGCAACCCGCTGTCATGGGCGCGCCTGAGCGCCGCGGAACATCTGGCACTGGCCCCTTTTGCTGCGCAATGGGATAGCTTCAGCACCGAGCGCAAACGCAAATGGTTGAAAATCGCCTCGCGTTACCCGAAGATGAGCTCCGAAGCACAAAAAAGACTGCATGCCCGAATGACCGAATGGATTCGCATGTCACCTGAGCAACATCGTGTGGCGCGCGAAAATTACCAAGCCGCGAAAGAGTTACCGCGCGCCGACCGCCAGAACGCGTGGAAGGCTTATCAGGAACTCCCCGAAGCACAAAAAGAACGGCTGGCCGCGCTCGAGCGCAAACGCCGTCCGACCATTGTCAGCGCGCCGCCCAGCGGCAAACCCGAGCTTCGGGATATCGACCGTCTGGTCAATGCGCGCCAGCATGCCGCAAACGCGAGTGCCTCTGCTGCGAGCGCGGCGGCGGCCGCGGCGGCGCTCGCAGCCAGCAACAGTTCTGCTCCGGCCCCCATCCCCGTGTCGCCCTCCGAGGCCCCTTCGCTCTATAACGGCTCCTGA
- a CDS encoding DUF3619 family protein, with protein MSPSPETKELEFSRQVRRALDESATRLAPATLSRLAAARHLAVARKKPETVCAPSFVPALATSGAQFTRPQHRPSPLRRLALAWPLVALVLGLVSIAYWEDQQRSAELADIDAAMLSDDLPLNAYLDHGFNAYLSHQR; from the coding sequence ATGAGCCCCTCTCCCGAAACAAAAGAACTTGAATTTTCCCGGCAGGTACGCCGCGCCCTTGATGAAAGCGCCACCCGCCTTGCGCCTGCCACGCTCAGCCGGCTCGCGGCCGCCCGTCATCTGGCTGTCGCCCGCAAAAAACCCGAAACCGTTTGCGCCCCTTCGTTCGTCCCTGCCCTGGCAACGTCAGGCGCGCAGTTCACGCGCCCGCAACACCGTCCGTCGCCGCTGCGCCGCCTCGCGCTCGCCTGGCCGCTCGTCGCGCTGGTGCTGGGCCTCGTCAGCATCGCCTATTGGGAAGACCAGCAACGCAGCGCCGAACTCGCAGACATTGACGCCGCCATGCTGAGCGACGATTTGCCGCTCAACGCCTATCTTGATCACGGCTTCAACGCGTATCTGTCGCACCAACGCTAA
- the ilvN gene encoding acetolactate synthase small subunit, with protein MRHIISVLLENEPGALSRVVGLFSARGYNIETLTVAPTEDHSLSRMTIVSIGSDDVIEQITKHLNRLIEVVKVVDLTEGAHIERELMLIKVRAVGKEREEMKRMSDIFRGRIIDVTEKTYTIELTGASNKLDAFIEGLDAAAILETVRTGSSGIGRGERILKV; from the coding sequence ATGAGACATATTATTTCCGTTTTGCTGGAAAACGAGCCGGGCGCGCTATCGCGCGTGGTGGGTCTTTTTTCGGCGCGCGGCTACAACATTGAAACCTTGACGGTGGCGCCGACCGAAGACCATTCGCTGTCGCGCATGACCATCGTGTCTATTGGCTCGGACGACGTGATCGAACAGATCACGAAACATCTGAATCGCCTGATCGAGGTGGTAAAAGTGGTTGACCTGACCGAAGGCGCCCACATCGAACGCGAGCTGATGCTGATCAAGGTAAGGGCGGTTGGCAAGGAGCGCGAAGAGATGAAGCGGATGTCGGATATTTTCCGCGGCCGCATCATCGACGTCACCGAAAAAACCTACACCATCGAGTTAACGGGAGCAAGCAACAAGCTGGATGCCTTTATCGAAGGGCTCGACGCGGCGGCGATTCTCGAAACGGTCCGCACGGGCAGTTCGGGTATCGGACGGGGCGAGCGCATTTTGAAGGTGTAG